Proteins co-encoded in one Oncorhynchus kisutch isolate 150728-3 linkage group LG1, Okis_V2, whole genome shotgun sequence genomic window:
- the aqp7 gene encoding aquaporin-7, which produces MHAMEQGSVQEHGRSRKPSKIWVINERVRVGLAEALSTYVMMVFGLGSVAQVVTGRGAFGEYLSVNLGFGLGVAMGVHIGGRVSGAHMNAAVSFSMCLFGRLGWRMLPVYILCQLIGSFLAAGTIYSLYYDAIYHYCGGNLTVSGPKATAGIFATYPAPYLSLHAGFLDQVIGTAMLLLCLMALSDQRNQPAPSGGEPIAVGLLVLLIGVSLGSNSGYAINPSRDLGPRIFTAIAGWGPEVFRAGNGWWWVPVLAPMVGGVTGASIYKVFVELHHPSPCEHRREIEDEAEEEAAPLDMQKNLSPEVCV; this is translated from the exons ATGCATGCGATGGAGCAGGGGAGCGTTCAAGAGCATGGAAGAAGTAGAAAACCCTCCAAGATCTGGGTGATAAATGAACGTGTTCGGGTGGGACTCGCAGAAGCCCTCAGCACCTATGTCATGATG GTGTTTGGCTTGGGCTCTGTGGCACAGGTCGTGACTGGACGGGGTGCGTTCGGAGAGTACCTTAGTGTCAACCTGGGCTTCGGCCTGGGCGTGGCTATGGGAGTGCATATTGGCGGGAGGGTCTCAG GGGCCCATATGAACGCAGCTGTATCATTCTCCATGTGTCTCTTTGGTCGTTTGGGTTGGAGGATGCTTCCCGTCTATATCCTCTGTCAGCTGATAGGCTCCTTCTTGGCTGCTGGGACCATATACTCCCTTTACTATG ACGCCATATACCACTACTGTGGAGGGAATCTGACTGTGTCTGGCCCTAAGGCTACAGCTGGGATCTTTGCTACCTACCCAGCACCCTACCTCTCGCTTCATGCTGGATTCTTAGACCAG gtgatcGGCACGGCCATGTTGTTGCTGTGCCTGATGGCCCTGTCTGACCAAAGGAACCAGCCTGCTCCATCGGGGGGTGAGCCCATCGCTGTGGGCCTGTTGGTACTGCTCATaggagtctctctggggagcaaCAGTGGATACGCTATCAACCCTAGCCGCGACCTGGGACCTCGAATCTTCACCGCTATAGCAGGCTGGGGGCCAGAGGTGTTCCG GGCAGGTAACGGCTGGTGGTGGGTACCTGTACTTGCCCCCATGGTGGGAGGAGTCACAGGGGCTTCCATCTACAAGGTCTTTGTGGAATTGCACCACCCTTCCCCCTGTGAAcacaggagggagatagaggacgaggcagaggaggaggctgcgcCTCTGGATATGCAGAAAAACCTCAgcccagaggtgtgtgtgtga
- the tpgs2 gene encoding tubulin polyglutamylase complex subunit 2 — translation MEETKEGLTCKGVAERLTLGITRVLESMPGVMDVRFVEREPAEKRCLLSWEQKNTCVLPEDLRDFYLTTDGFTLTWSAKLENESVPLGCMVLNGVANLRPLCQSSSVFSLPNAPSLADLDWDEEQVEESECGLVEPHFDSRSRIFELDPCSGNGKVCLVYKDCTEGVVAQKCEVWFLDRSLYWHYLTPSFTAYYRLMITNLGLPEWQNAFTPYGPSPQAKQWASLYQPLSFHCEPSMADLTGDPPVNKLDPSKAFRGKAKLPAPKKKQSAQGGMGGTAKGQGSSGRHSGGRR, via the exons ATGGAGGAGACAAAGGAAGGTTTAACATGTAAAGGGGTCGCTGAAAGGCTGACACTCGGCATCACCAGAGTACTTG AGAGTATGCCCGGGGTGATGGACGTGCGTTTTGTGGAGAGGGAGCCTGCAGAGAAGCGATGCCTGCTGTCATGGGAACAG AAAAATACCtgtgttctgcccgaggacctcCGAGACTTTTATCTCACAACGGATGGTTTCACCCTTACCTGGAGTGCCAAACTCGAGA ATGAATCTGTGCCTTTAGGATGCATGGTGCTCAACGGTGTGGCCAACCTGCGTCCTCTTTGCCAGTCATCGTCAGTGTTCTCCCTTCCCAACGCACCCTCACTGGCTGACCTGGACTGGGACGAAGAACAAGTTGAAG AGTCAGAGTGTGGGCTGGTGGAGCCCCATTTTGATTCCAGGAGCCGTATCTTTGAGCTGGACCCCTGCAGTGGGAATGGCAAAGTCTGCCTGGTCTACAAAGACTGCACAGAAG GTGTGGTGGCCCAGAAGTGTGAGGTGTGGTTCCTGGATCGCTCTCTGTACTGGCACTACCTAACACCCAGCTTCACCGCCTACTACCGCCTGATGATCACCAACTTAGGCCTGCCAGAGTGGCAGAACGCCTTCACCCCCTACGGCCCCAGTCCCCAGGCCAAG CAGTGGGCGTCTCTCTACCAGCCCCTGAGTTTCCACTGTGAGCCCAGTATGGCCGACCTCACCGGAGATCCGCCTGTCAACAAGCTGGACCCCAGCAAAGCCTTCCGGGGCAAAGCAAAGCTGCCCGCCCCGAAGAAGAAACAGTCGGCccagggagggatggggggcaCTGCCAAGGGGCAGGGGAGTTCGGGGAGGCATAGTGGGGGCAGGCGATAA